The Aeoliella mucimassa genome includes the window CGATCAACCGATAATCCACCTGCAGCCGAGCGAAACGCCTTGCCGATGGCGGTGCGTTGCAGTTTGCGGAGATTCACTTTGATCGGTTTTTTCGCTGCGGGCTTCTCAATAGCAGCGTTTTCGTTTGCGAGTGGTTCTGCTGCGAGCGGTTGCGTCGCGGGCTCTTCGTTTGTTGCTGGCTCTGGCTTCTCCTCCACGAAGTCGCTCGCGGTGAAGTTCGGCAACAGATTCTGATCCTTCAGTCGCCGACCGTTGGCGGTGTTCGGTGCGCTGGCAATCGCATCAGCCGGCCCATCAAGCGGATCGCCCGACTTCACCGATTCGAGACGTTCGGTCGCGTAGCGGACGTACTCTTCCGATAGTTCGCAACCTGCGAACTGGCGGCCAAGTTTCTTTGCCACGGCGAGCGTGGTACCGCTGCCGGAGAAGGGGTCGAACACCTTCTCGCCTTCGTTGGAGCTGACGCGAATAATGCGTCCCAATAGTTGCTCGGGCATCTGGCAGCCGTGGAAACCTTGGCGTTCCTTAAAAGTGCCGGCGACGCGGGCGAAGTACCAGGTGTCGTCCATCGCATTGAAGCCATAGCGATCGGACTGAAAGTCCTGCGGTCGGAAGATCCAGGTGTCGTCGGGCAGGCGGCCGAGCGGGTTCGCCCGCTTGTCGCCATACACCAGCGCCCGGGCCGAGGGGATCCGCACCGCGGGGTCGTCGGCGTTAAAGGTAAACTTGTCGGGATCCTTCACGAAGTGAAACAGGTGCACGTGCGAGCGACTGAACTTGCGTTTGCAGTTCACTCCGAACGTGTAATACCAGACCACCCAGCTGCGAGTGGTGAAGCCGATTTGCCGGTCGGCAATCACCTTGAGGTCGGCCGCGTACTCGTCGCCGATCGCCAGCCAGAAGCTGCCGGTCGGGATGAGCAGGCGATGTATCTCCTCCATCCACGCCCGCGACCAGTCCAGGTAATCGTCGTCGGCCTGGGAGTCGTCGTACTTGTCATAGTCGTACCCGATATTGAACGGGGGGTCGGCAAAGGCCAGGTCAATTGATTCGCCGGGAAGCGAACGCATGTGCTCAATGCAATCACCGTGATGGATACTGGTTTCGACGACAGGCATGACGCACGTGGTCCTTCAAGAGAAAAGGAGTAATCGGAATCTGCCAAAATATCCTCCAATAACCAGTATTTCAAGGATTTCAGCTCGGCTTGGGGGTCATCAGCGGAAATCATTGGCGATATGTTGGGGTTTGTTGTCGTTTCGATTCGCTATTCTCTTCCCAGTTGGATTTGTTTGCATGAAATTCGCACTCTGCAACGAGATGTTCGGTTCGATGCCGTTCGAGCAGGCGTTCGCCACCACGCGCAATTTGGGCTACACCGGCATTGAGATCGCTCCCTTCACGCTGGCCGAGGGCGAAACGGTCGATATTCGCGACGTTTCCGACGCCAAGCTGGCCGAAGTCAAGAAACAGGCGGCCGACGCAGGGCTGCAGGTGGTCGGCTTGCATTGGCTTTTGGCGAAAACCACCGGATTCTACCTGACGAGTCCCGATGCCGAGGTTCGCCGCAATACGGCCGAATACCTGCAGGCTTTGGCCACCGCCTGCGGAAAGCTGGGGGGCACGATCATGGTGCTCGGCTCACCACAGCAGCGAAATCTGCTGCCTGGCGTTACTTACGAACAAGCCGAAGAGTACGCGGCCGAAGTGCTTCGCGCGGCGATGCCGGTGTGTGCCGACAACAACGTGACGATCGCCCTCGAGCCGCTGGGGCCCGCCGAAGGGGACTTCATGATGACCGCCGACTCCGGAGTGCAGTTGGCGAAACTCGTCGACTCGCCGAATTGTCAGCTACACCTCGACGTGAAAGCGATGTCGAGCGAGAGCGATCCGATTGCTCAGGTCATCCGCGAGCACAGCGAATGGATGGTGCACTTCCACGCGAACGATCCCAACCTGCTAGGCCCTGGAATGGGCGACGTGGAGTTCGCACCGATCTTCGCCGCATTGAGCGACGTTGGTTACACCGGATGGGTGTCGGTCGAGGTGTTCAAGTACGAGCCAAGCCCCGAGGAAATCGCCCGCGTGAGCATGGAGTACATGCAGCAGTTTGTATAGCCGACAGCAGGTTGGAAGCCTGCGGCGCGACTCAAGGAATGCGTTCCAGGCGGATCAGGTCGTCGAGCGTTTGCCGCTCGCGAATTAGATGGGCGGTTCCACCATCGATCAGCACCTCGGCACAAAGTGGCTTCGAGTTGTAGTTGCTCGACATCGTGTAGCCGTAGGCTCCCGCACAACCGATCACCACGTAGTCGCCCACCTCGGCGGCAGGCAGTGAGCGAGGACTCACAAAACCACCTTCTTCCTGCGTGAAGATGTCGCCCGACTCGCAAAGAGGTCCGCCGACGACGACCGCTTGTTCGCCGCGTTCGGTCGCACCATCGGCAGGGCAGAGCTGCATGGGATGATACGATCCGTACATGATGGGACGGGCTAGGTTGTTGAAGCCCGCGTCGACCAGGTAGAAATTGTTGCCGCCCATCTTCTTCACAGCTCGCACCTCGGTAACTAGCCAACCGCTCTCGGCGGTCAGGAATCGGCCGGGTTCGATTTCGAGCGACACGTGGTGGCCAAACTCCTTGGCCAATCGGCTGCGGGTCTTGTCCCACTGCTCGTAGTAGGCAGCGATGTCGACCGTTTCGTCGCCGTCGCGGTAGGGGGTGGGCAGGCCGCCGCCGGCACTGATGCTGGTGATGCTCGAGCCCACGGTCATCGCTGCCTTTTCCATCGCAG containing:
- a CDS encoding DNA methyltransferase, giving the protein MPVVETSIHHGDCIEHMRSLPGESIDLAFADPPFNIGYDYDKYDDSQADDDYLDWSRAWMEEIHRLLIPTGSFWLAIGDEYAADLKVIADRQIGFTTRSWVVWYYTFGVNCKRKFSRSHVHLFHFVKDPDKFTFNADDPAVRIPSARALVYGDKRANPLGRLPDDTWIFRPQDFQSDRYGFNAMDDTWYFARVAGTFKERQGFHGCQMPEQLLGRIIRVSSNEGEKVFDPFSGSGTTLAVAKKLGRQFAGCELSEEYVRYATERLESVKSGDPLDGPADAIASAPNTANGRRLKDQNLLPNFTASDFVEEKPEPATNEEPATQPLAAEPLANENAAIEKPAAKKPIKVNLRKLQRTAIGKAFRSAAGGLSVDRLLACPDLQTQFHEACEAAGLMGSPEIWNHELVRLRKSGKLPKGPKTKVTPVKTEELDKYQFAAEIAWQQTTAKFGVESIDELLISPSFAEYFDKQAARFAPGFTPADYRWAALDFRKSRHTLAQEAKAYDYVFATRDFAAPRKLTVRNAEKLAGSAGVYLLLAKGKAPLFVGEALDLGARLATHSTAPGSKTKAISFALVLEEDLPSPDYRAPLKVDLARRYMPEWNLG
- a CDS encoding sugar phosphate isomerase/epimerase family protein is translated as MKFALCNEMFGSMPFEQAFATTRNLGYTGIEIAPFTLAEGETVDIRDVSDAKLAEVKKQAADAGLQVVGLHWLLAKTTGFYLTSPDAEVRRNTAEYLQALATACGKLGGTIMVLGSPQQRNLLPGVTYEQAEEYAAEVLRAAMPVCADNNVTIALEPLGPAEGDFMMTADSGVQLAKLVDSPNCQLHLDVKAMSSESDPIAQVIREHSEWMVHFHANDPNLLGPGMGDVEFAPIFAALSDVGYTGWVSVEVFKYEPSPEEIARVSMEYMQQFV
- the lysA gene encoding diaminopimelate decarboxylase, producing the protein MPNLIHQIAGLPITELAQQFGTPFYVYDAAVIRERIMQLASFDVVRYAQKACSNLAILDLMRKHEVLVDAVSAGEIHRALAAGYQAGFNDPPEIIYTADIFDQEALDKVVELEIPVNCGSPDMISQYGQRAPGKSITLRINPGFGHGHSQKTNTGGEQSKHGIWHEQLEDCIERAAEHNLSIAGLHMHIGSGTDMEHLSQVSAAMEKAAMTVGSSITSISAGGGLPTPYRDGDETVDIAAYYEQWDKTRSRLAKEFGHHVSLEIEPGRFLTAESGWLVTEVRAVKKMGGNNFYLVDAGFNNLARPIMYGSYHPMQLCPADGATERGEQAVVVGGPLCESGDIFTQEEGGFVSPRSLPAAEVGDYVVIGCAGAYGYTMSSNYNSKPLCAEVLIDGGTAHLIRERQTLDDLIRLERIP